A single genomic interval of Arthrobacter methylotrophus harbors:
- a CDS encoding LysR family transcriptional regulator, whose amino-acid sequence MAQWPDLTVLELVVGVDDYGSLSAASRRAGLAQPNASRSIRLMERQLGMTLLQRSPTGSTLTPQGTVVAHWARRILAETREMLEATDSLRAERRTALTVAASMTVAEHLVPGWLGKFGRLHPEVRIHLLVHNSAQVFEDVTSGTCDIGFVESPTIPRTLNSLTVARDELVVVVHPKHPWTRRRDPISIAELASTSLLVREPGSGTRITLDLALLEYPRAAPLLELGSAAAIRTSVLAGMGPSVMSTLAVADQVRTGELKIVPVQDLVLRRALRAVWDGPRQLSGPEAELVRLVRSPRTSQD is encoded by the coding sequence ATGGCACAGTGGCCGGACCTGACCGTACTGGAACTAGTGGTCGGGGTGGACGATTACGGAAGCCTCAGCGCTGCCAGCCGACGGGCGGGCCTAGCTCAACCCAATGCGAGCCGGTCGATAAGATTGATGGAGCGCCAGCTGGGCATGACCCTGCTGCAGCGCAGTCCAACAGGTTCCACCCTCACCCCTCAGGGCACGGTCGTGGCCCATTGGGCGCGAAGAATACTCGCCGAAACACGGGAGATGCTGGAAGCTACCGATTCCCTGCGCGCTGAGAGGCGCACGGCACTCACGGTAGCTGCCAGCATGACCGTCGCCGAGCACCTCGTGCCCGGTTGGCTTGGCAAATTTGGAAGACTGCACCCCGAAGTGCGAATACACCTGCTTGTGCATAATTCCGCGCAGGTTTTCGAGGATGTGACCAGCGGAACCTGCGATATAGGCTTCGTGGAATCTCCAACCATCCCTCGGACCTTAAACAGCCTCACCGTTGCCCGCGACGAACTCGTCGTTGTAGTTCATCCTAAACACCCGTGGACCCGGCGACGAGACCCGATCTCCATCGCCGAGCTAGCATCAACGTCCCTGCTGGTCCGCGAACCGGGGTCAGGCACCCGGATTACGCTCGACCTGGCATTGCTCGAGTACCCGCGCGCAGCTCCCTTGCTTGAACTTGGCAGCGCGGCCGCTATCCGTACAAGCGTTTTGGCCGGCATGGGTCCTTCGGTGATGAGCACCCTTGCAGTGGCAGACCAAGTAAGGACCGGCGAACTAAAGATCGTGCCAGTGCAGGATCTTGTCCTGCGTCGGGCGCTGCGTGCGGTGTGGGACGGTCCCCGTCAACTATCAGGTCCAGAAGCAGAGCTCGTGCGGCTTGTTCGTAGCCCGAGAACATCTCAAGACTAG
- a CDS encoding alanine racemase, whose translation MPHLDAAVPLHTLPQMLLDVAAVERNIGIKEAWTRERGMVLAPHIKTTMTREIVCRQLPGSWGVTVATTAQAAHAIEWGATRILIANEVLFRGHLEQLRAWLAAAPELDIYCLADSAAGVRAMAEVFEDSPRPLNVLIDVGTPGGRTGIRSGPEAGPLAAEIRAASGLLLAGVSAYEGVAPNTRTAENLAGIDSHCRLARDIFDELHPAFEVELPVFSNGGSAFQDRAAAFLPHNASVNVLRSGCYVVHDHGTYRSVSPVPGLTAAAVVRALVISAPEAGRVVLNAGKRELAYDAGLPVIVSRYRNGALLPVGADARLTRLFDHHAIVDDAEGLQVGDIVDLGISHPCSVFDRWREVVAVSDDAVETWRPMF comes from the coding sequence ATGCCGCACCTTGACGCCGCCGTCCCGCTCCACACCTTGCCGCAGATGCTCCTGGACGTTGCCGCCGTCGAGCGCAATATCGGCATCAAAGAGGCCTGGACGCGGGAGCGCGGCATGGTGCTGGCCCCGCACATCAAGACCACCATGACCCGCGAGATTGTCTGCCGGCAGTTGCCCGGCTCCTGGGGCGTGACCGTGGCGACCACCGCGCAGGCCGCCCACGCCATCGAGTGGGGTGCCACCCGGATCCTCATCGCGAACGAGGTGCTGTTCCGCGGCCACCTTGAGCAGTTGCGTGCATGGCTGGCGGCCGCACCGGAACTGGATATCTACTGCCTGGCCGATTCGGCGGCGGGTGTCCGGGCCATGGCCGAAGTGTTCGAGGACTCGCCCCGGCCGCTGAACGTCCTGATCGACGTCGGAACCCCCGGCGGCCGCACCGGGATCCGCAGCGGCCCCGAGGCCGGGCCGCTGGCCGCGGAGATTCGTGCCGCCAGCGGGCTGCTGCTGGCCGGCGTCAGCGCCTACGAGGGAGTGGCACCGAACACCCGGACGGCTGAAAACCTGGCCGGGATCGATTCGCACTGCCGCCTGGCCCGCGACATTTTCGATGAACTGCACCCCGCCTTCGAGGTGGAACTGCCGGTCTTCAGCAACGGCGGCTCTGCGTTCCAGGACCGCGCAGCCGCGTTCCTGCCGCACAACGCCTCCGTCAACGTGCTCCGTTCAGGCTGCTACGTGGTGCACGACCACGGCACCTACCGGAGCGTCTCACCGGTCCCCGGCCTCACCGCCGCGGCCGTGGTGCGGGCGCTGGTCATCTCCGCCCCGGAAGCCGGGCGCGTGGTCCTGAACGCGGGCAAGCGCGAATTGGCGTACGACGCCGGCCTGCCGGTGATCGTCTCCCGGTACCGTAACGGGGCCCTCCTGCCTGTCGGCGCAGACGCCAGGCTGACCCGCCTCTTCGACCACCACGCCATCGTGGACGACGCCGAGGGCCTGCAGGTCGGCGACATCGTTGACCTGGGCATTTCCCACCCGTGCTCGGTGTTCGACCGCTGGCGCGAGGTAGTGGCAGTCAGCGACGACGCCGTCGAAACCTGGCGACCGATGTTCTAA
- a CDS encoding type II toxin-antitoxin system death-on-curing family toxin, with amino-acid sequence MSQYLEIEDALQVIDRYGFHIRDIGLLASALARPATTVMGTEAYPQLALKAAALLESVARFHPLIDGNKRTAWTLMVLLLWINGFRHDFNTEEGFDLVVGVAAGDIDLRRSAILIEKHLIRR; translated from the coding sequence ATGAGTCAGTACCTCGAAATTGAGGACGCACTGCAGGTGATCGACCGGTACGGGTTCCACATCCGTGACATTGGGCTGCTCGCTTCCGCCTTGGCGCGCCCGGCAACGACGGTCATGGGCACGGAAGCCTATCCTCAACTGGCCCTGAAAGCGGCAGCCCTGCTCGAGTCCGTGGCGAGGTTTCATCCGCTCATCGACGGCAACAAGCGCACTGCCTGGACGCTCATGGTGTTGCTGCTGTGGATCAACGGGTTCCGGCACGACTTCAACACGGAAGAGGGCTTCGACCTGGTGGTGGGAGTGGCCGCCGGCGACATCGATTTGCGGCGCAGCGCCATCCTGATCGAGAAACATCTGATTCGACGATAG
- a CDS encoding ribbon-helix-helix protein, CopG family, with amino-acid sequence MNLRVPEDLDRRLDELAAEEHTSKSALLLQGAELVLQRHGRRREINEGLDFVVSHDAALLKRLEDA; translated from the coding sequence ATGAATCTGCGTGTTCCGGAAGACCTCGACCGCCGTCTCGATGAACTTGCGGCCGAGGAGCACACGTCCAAGTCGGCGCTGCTGCTCCAGGGGGCCGAGCTGGTCCTGCAGCGGCACGGCCGCCGCCGGGAGATCAATGAGGGTCTGGATTTTGTGGTGAGCCATGACGCGGCGCTGCTTAAACGCCTTGAGGATGCATGA
- the ppsA gene encoding phosphoenolpyruvate synthase: protein MTTDILWFSELGLKDLDRVGGKNASLGEMVQNLTSAGVHVPDGFATTADAYRNFLADSGLDQKIADRLVGLDTDDVTALALAGQEIRSLMRETPFLPDFEAQIRNSYQQLVDKHGGSEDLSWAVRSSATAEDLPDASFAGQQETFLNVRGIENILLAIKDVFASLYNDRAIAYRVHHKFEHAEVALSAGIQRMVRSDVGASGVMFTMDTESGFQDAVFVTSSYGLGEAVVQGAVNPDEFYVYKPALQAGRPAILKRGLGEKALQMTYTTSREIGRTIDFVPVEAALRNRFSLSDDDVEQLARHAVAIEKHYGRPMDIEWGKDGIDGGLYILQARPETVQSRRASGNLSRFRLNGTGRVLVEGRAIGQRIGAGSVRILTSIDQMAAFKTGDVLVADMTDPDWEPIMKRASAIVTNRGGRTCHAAIIARELGIPAVVGTGAATDVLSDGLEVTVSCADGETGVIYEGLLDFSVEETEITQLPEAPVKVMMNVGTPEQAFTFAQLPNHGVGLARLEFIINRQIGIHPKALLNLDSQPADVAADIRERIAAYSSPRDYYIKRLAEGVSTIAAAFAPRPVIVRMSDFKSNEYANLIGGPAYEPHEENPMIGFRGASRYLEPSFRDCFDLECEALSFVRNEMGLTNVKLMIPFVRTLDEARGVIELLAENGLTRGENGLEVIMMCEIPSNALLADEFLDYFDGFSIGSNDMTQLGLGLDRDSAIVAGGFDERDPAIKKLLSMAIKACKARGKYVGICGQGPSDHTDFAEWLVEEGIDSVSLNPDTVVDTWLRLARTAAEAGVGATANSQHRAGEV from the coding sequence ATGACGACAGACATCCTGTGGTTCTCAGAGCTCGGACTCAAGGACCTGGACCGGGTGGGCGGAAAGAACGCGTCCCTCGGGGAGATGGTGCAGAATCTGACCTCTGCCGGGGTCCATGTCCCGGACGGTTTCGCCACGACCGCGGATGCCTACCGCAACTTCCTGGCCGATTCGGGCCTGGACCAGAAGATTGCCGACCGGCTGGTCGGCCTGGATACAGACGACGTGACCGCGCTCGCCTTGGCCGGGCAAGAGATCCGGTCTTTGATGCGCGAGACGCCGTTCCTGCCGGACTTTGAAGCGCAGATCCGGAACTCCTACCAGCAGTTGGTGGACAAGCACGGCGGTTCTGAGGACCTGTCCTGGGCCGTGCGTTCCAGCGCGACCGCGGAAGACCTTCCCGATGCCTCCTTCGCCGGGCAGCAGGAAACCTTCCTGAATGTCCGCGGCATCGAGAACATCCTGCTCGCCATCAAGGACGTGTTCGCTTCCCTCTACAACGACAGAGCGATCGCCTACCGCGTGCACCACAAATTCGAACACGCCGAGGTGGCGCTCTCCGCCGGCATCCAGCGCATGGTTCGCTCCGATGTCGGGGCCTCGGGCGTCATGTTCACCATGGACACGGAGTCCGGGTTCCAGGACGCAGTGTTCGTCACGTCCTCTTACGGCCTCGGCGAGGCTGTTGTCCAAGGCGCGGTCAACCCCGACGAGTTCTATGTATACAAGCCCGCACTGCAGGCTGGCAGGCCTGCAATCCTCAAGCGCGGACTGGGCGAGAAGGCCCTCCAGATGACCTACACGACCAGCCGCGAAATCGGCCGCACCATCGACTTCGTACCGGTTGAGGCCGCCTTGCGGAACCGCTTCAGCCTCAGCGACGACGACGTCGAACAGCTCGCCAGGCACGCCGTCGCGATCGAGAAACACTACGGCCGGCCGATGGACATCGAATGGGGCAAGGACGGAATCGACGGCGGCTTGTACATTCTGCAGGCACGCCCGGAGACCGTGCAGTCCCGTCGGGCCTCCGGCAACCTGAGCCGTTTCCGGCTCAACGGGACCGGCCGGGTGCTGGTCGAGGGCCGCGCCATCGGCCAGCGCATCGGCGCCGGCAGCGTCCGCATTCTTACCTCGATCGACCAGATGGCCGCGTTCAAGACCGGCGACGTCCTCGTCGCCGACATGACGGACCCGGACTGGGAACCGATCATGAAGCGGGCCTCGGCCATTGTGACCAATCGCGGCGGACGCACCTGCCACGCGGCCATCATTGCCCGGGAACTGGGGATTCCCGCCGTCGTCGGCACCGGCGCGGCGACCGACGTGCTCTCCGACGGCCTCGAGGTGACCGTCTCCTGTGCCGACGGCGAGACCGGTGTCATCTACGAGGGTCTGCTGGACTTCAGTGTCGAGGAAACCGAGATCACCCAGCTGCCCGAGGCCCCGGTCAAGGTCATGATGAATGTCGGGACGCCGGAGCAGGCGTTCACCTTCGCGCAGCTGCCCAACCACGGCGTCGGCTTGGCCAGGCTGGAATTCATCATTAACCGCCAGATCGGCATCCATCCCAAGGCACTGCTGAACCTGGACAGCCAGCCGGCGGACGTGGCCGCGGACATCCGGGAACGGATTGCCGCGTACAGCAGCCCGCGCGACTACTACATCAAGCGGCTCGCAGAAGGGGTGTCCACGATCGCCGCGGCGTTCGCGCCGCGGCCGGTGATTGTGCGCATGTCCGACTTCAAGTCCAACGAGTACGCCAACCTGATTGGTGGACCTGCTTACGAGCCGCACGAAGAGAACCCGATGATCGGCTTTCGCGGCGCCTCGCGCTACCTGGAGCCGTCCTTCCGCGACTGCTTCGACCTCGAGTGCGAGGCCCTGTCCTTCGTCCGCAACGAAATGGGGTTGACCAACGTCAAGCTGATGATCCCGTTCGTTCGGACCCTGGACGAGGCCCGCGGTGTCATTGAACTCCTAGCCGAGAATGGCCTCACCCGTGGTGAGAACGGCCTGGAGGTGATCATGATGTGTGAGATTCCGTCCAACGCGCTGCTCGCTGACGAGTTCCTGGACTACTTTGACGGGTTCTCCATCGGATCCAATGACATGACCCAGCTGGGCCTGGGCCTGGACCGGGATTCCGCGATAGTCGCGGGCGGATTCGATGAGCGCGACCCTGCCATCAAAAAGCTCCTGAGCATGGCCATCAAAGCCTGCAAAGCGCGCGGCAAATATGTGGGCATCTGCGGCCAGGGCCCCAGTGACCACACGGACTTCGCCGAGTGGCTGGTCGAGGAAGGGATCGATTCCGTCTCCCTAAACCCTGACACCGTGGTGGATACCTGGCTCCGGCTCGCTCGCACGGCCGCCGAGGCCGGGGTGGGCGCCACGGCGAACTCACAGCACCGCGCCGGGGAAGTCTAG
- a CDS encoding pyruvate, water dikinase regulatory protein: MTNDDLRPVYFLSDSTGITAETLGNTLLTQFPANNFDRITVPFITTVEQAKTVVRTIDQLAITGQRPIVFSTAVSSDIREVLATCGGIIVDLIGTHLGQLEQALGSPASGEPGRAHGLGNAERYQSRMAAVEYAMEHDDGQSLRALEKAQVILVAPSRCGKTPTTMYLALQHGIFAANFPLVDEDFEREGLPKPLRPFTEKCFGLSSNPLRLSQIRTERRRGSPYASLRQCGFELRSAEQLYVSHRIPYLNSATVSVEEMAATILQRMNLKH, translated from the coding sequence ATGACCAATGACGATCTTCGGCCTGTGTACTTCCTTTCGGACAGCACCGGCATCACCGCGGAAACGCTCGGCAACACTTTGTTGACGCAGTTCCCTGCCAATAATTTTGACCGCATCACGGTGCCATTCATCACGACTGTCGAACAGGCCAAGACCGTGGTCCGAACCATCGACCAGCTGGCAATCACCGGCCAGCGACCGATCGTCTTTTCCACCGCCGTCAGCAGTGATATCCGCGAGGTTCTGGCGACGTGCGGGGGGATCATTGTGGATCTCATCGGAACGCATCTCGGACAGCTGGAGCAGGCCCTCGGTTCCCCGGCCAGCGGCGAACCCGGCAGGGCCCATGGCCTGGGTAACGCGGAGCGGTATCAGTCCCGGATGGCCGCCGTGGAGTATGCCATGGAACACGACGACGGCCAGAGCCTGCGGGCGCTCGAGAAGGCCCAGGTCATCTTGGTGGCGCCGTCCCGTTGTGGCAAAACGCCTACCACGATGTACTTGGCACTGCAGCACGGCATCTTCGCAGCAAACTTCCCGCTCGTGGACGAGGACTTTGAGCGGGAAGGGCTCCCCAAACCGCTGAGGCCTTTCACTGAGAAGTGTTTCGGCCTCTCCTCCAACCCCCTGCGCCTGAGCCAGATCCGCACCGAACGACGCCGCGGTTCGCCATACGCCTCGCTGCGGCAGTGTGGCTTCGAGTTGCGCAGCGCCGAGCAGTTATACGTGTCCCATAGGATTCCGTACCTGAATTCAGCCACAGTGTCCGTTGAGGAAATGGCGGCCACCATCCTGCAGCGGATGAACCTCAAACATTAG
- a CDS encoding matrixin family metalloprotease — translation MSGNGTRQPEFAAWETHAEQAKFTNPARGETVRGLGCSEAVSFGNTGFTYVSGQVELNGPVLQRMSAELGTEQVRAVIEHEVGHVVGLDHVNDPSHVMNPSETPGVVSFGAGDLTGLSLLGQGKCRPDP, via the coding sequence GTGTCCGGGAACGGAACTCGCCAACCTGAATTCGCAGCCTGGGAAACCCACGCCGAACAAGCGAAATTCACGAACCCTGCCCGAGGGGAAACCGTCAGGGGCCTGGGCTGCAGTGAAGCTGTCAGCTTCGGGAATACCGGTTTCACCTACGTGAGCGGGCAGGTGGAACTGAACGGTCCTGTCCTTCAACGAATGTCTGCGGAACTCGGAACGGAACAGGTCCGGGCGGTGATCGAGCACGAGGTCGGTCACGTGGTGGGCCTGGACCACGTCAATGACCCGAGCCACGTCATGAATCCCTCCGAGACTCCGGGCGTGGTGTCGTTCGGTGCTGGTGACCTCACCGGGCTCTCCCTCCTCGGTCAAGGAAAGTGCCGGCCCGACCCGTAG
- a CDS encoding LLM class flavin-dependent oxidoreductase, whose protein sequence is MPDTSRPLRKLGFLTIGLFDPADPASGHESTLQIIELGERLGFDSAWLRHRHLQFGISSPIAMMAAASQRTSRIELGTAVTPLGWENPLRLAEDLATVDLLAGGRINPGLSVGEPMHYDTVKHELYPDSSELEDFSYGRLNRFARLIAGEKVRDFSGRQGVVEEFSNRVEPHSAGLRDRLWYGAASRKSAVWAGANGFNLLSSSVIFPEADQEPDFARIQQSQIRAFREAAETSAQAHGQARVSQGLVVIPTDSASPGQREKYQRYVDERTPRTRAPQGARGMLFAADLIGTSDEIAEQLYAHAGFQEVDEVAFALPFSFDHEDYIQILTDIASKLGPALGWTPAEVRRDPQ, encoded by the coding sequence ATGCCCGACACCTCACGTCCCTTACGCAAACTTGGATTCCTCACTATCGGCCTGTTCGATCCGGCGGATCCCGCCTCGGGCCACGAATCCACTTTGCAGATCATCGAACTTGGCGAACGGCTTGGGTTCGACAGCGCGTGGCTGCGGCACCGTCATCTGCAGTTCGGAATCTCCTCGCCCATCGCGATGATGGCCGCCGCCAGCCAACGCACCTCACGGATCGAGCTCGGAACCGCTGTAACTCCGCTGGGCTGGGAAAACCCCTTGCGCCTTGCCGAAGACCTGGCCACGGTGGATCTGCTCGCCGGGGGACGCATCAATCCGGGGCTGAGCGTGGGTGAACCGATGCATTACGACACAGTGAAGCATGAGCTGTACCCGGATTCCTCCGAGTTAGAGGATTTCAGCTACGGGCGCCTGAACCGATTTGCCCGTCTGATCGCGGGGGAAAAGGTGCGGGACTTTTCCGGCAGGCAGGGTGTAGTCGAGGAATTCTCCAACCGCGTCGAGCCGCACTCTGCCGGGCTCCGGGATCGCCTTTGGTATGGGGCGGCCAGCAGGAAGTCGGCCGTCTGGGCCGGGGCAAACGGCTTCAATCTGCTCTCCAGCAGCGTCATCTTTCCGGAAGCGGATCAGGAACCGGACTTTGCCCGAATCCAGCAGTCGCAGATTCGTGCCTTCCGTGAAGCCGCTGAAACGTCAGCCCAGGCGCACGGACAGGCCCGCGTGTCGCAGGGCCTGGTGGTGATCCCAACTGATTCGGCTTCGCCGGGTCAGCGGGAGAAATACCAGCGGTATGTTGATGAACGCACTCCCCGCACACGGGCGCCGCAGGGGGCAAGGGGCATGCTGTTCGCCGCGGACCTGATCGGTACCAGCGACGAGATCGCCGAACAGCTATACGCACACGCAGGATTTCAGGAAGTCGACGAGGTGGCGTTTGCGCTGCCCTTCAGCTTCGACCACGAGGATTACATCCAGATCCTCACCGACATCGCCAGCAAGCTCGGTCCAGCCCTGGGATGGACTCCAGCTGAAGTCCGGCGCGACCCGCAGTAG
- a CDS encoding TraR/DksA family transcriptional regulator — MVDAKRFRVLLEEERDRKVALLRALLGDITSVNVARQDANVDDEHDPEGSTIAFELSQASALMEQSRVGLEQIEAALLRIANGSYGLCAVCGKPIAEGRLEARPWTPYCIEHASGRS; from the coding sequence ATGGTCGATGCGAAGCGGTTCCGAGTACTCCTTGAGGAGGAACGTGACCGCAAGGTTGCGCTCTTGAGAGCCCTCCTTGGGGACATCACTTCGGTAAACGTCGCCAGGCAGGACGCGAACGTCGACGACGAACACGATCCGGAAGGGAGCACGATCGCCTTCGAACTTTCCCAGGCTTCCGCACTCATGGAGCAGAGCCGGGTGGGCCTGGAACAGATCGAGGCCGCTTTGCTGCGGATTGCCAACGGGAGTTACGGACTGTGCGCCGTGTGCGGCAAGCCCATCGCGGAGGGTCGCCTGGAGGCAAGGCCTTGGACTCCGTATTGCATAGAGCACGCATCCGGTCGGAGCTAA
- a CDS encoding dienelactone hydrolase family protein, translated as MPIEIPAAEGTAEALVARPSTAIGPLPGVILYMDAFGLRPRIQEIVQRIADWGYVVLAPNVFYREGSMAELAPAVDMSAQEGREAAGKAAFPRVGRLTPEKALQDINAWVSALAGLNGVAPGPIGTTGYCMGARLAVRTATSHADVVAACGGFHGGGLATDGPDSPHLKLGNARARFVFGHADNDRSMAPDAVARLGEALQAAGLEASNEIYAGAPHGYTMADTSAFNPAATERHFQELQALLDTTLKG; from the coding sequence ATGCCAATCGAAATCCCTGCCGCTGAAGGCACTGCTGAGGCCCTCGTGGCCCGCCCTTCCACTGCAATCGGCCCTCTTCCCGGCGTCATCCTCTACATGGACGCCTTCGGCCTGCGTCCCCGAATCCAGGAGATTGTCCAGCGCATCGCCGACTGGGGCTACGTGGTGCTGGCGCCGAACGTTTTCTACCGTGAAGGATCAATGGCCGAGCTCGCCCCGGCCGTGGACATGTCCGCCCAGGAAGGCAGGGAAGCGGCAGGCAAGGCTGCCTTCCCCCGGGTTGGCCGCCTGACACCGGAAAAGGCGCTGCAGGACATCAACGCGTGGGTGTCCGCACTTGCAGGGCTCAACGGCGTAGCTCCCGGCCCCATCGGGACCACCGGTTACTGCATGGGCGCCCGGCTGGCCGTCCGCACCGCCACGTCCCACGCGGACGTGGTGGCAGCGTGCGGCGGCTTCCACGGCGGCGGCCTCGCCACCGACGGGCCAGACAGCCCGCATCTGAAGCTTGGCAATGCACGGGCCCGGTTCGTATTCGGCCACGCGGACAATGACCGCAGCATGGCACCGGACGCCGTCGCTCGGCTCGGCGAAGCCTTACAGGCCGCAGGGCTTGAGGCGTCCAACGAAATCTATGCAGGGGCGCCGCACGGCTACACCATGGCGGACACCTCCGCCTTCAACCCGGCGGCCACCGAGCGGCACTTCCAGGAGCTGCAGGCTCTACTCGACACAACGCTGAAAGGCTGA
- a CDS encoding ATP-binding protein translates to MENPFRPTAGATPPDLIGRGGVLDEFAYGLRIGSGAPGLLTIFTGARGIGKTVMLGAAEDLAVAGGWAVVSETATGGFLGRIGEAMCRLTNELGDGPTGRRVTGVSVAGFSVTTQLAPEEQVDWRARGAVLLRLLAERGTGLVITVDEIHAADRVELSQLAADVQHFIREGLPIGLIFAGLPAAVSDLLNEGVATFLRRADRIDLHAASIAEVERSFAETFAAGGVALDGELARVAAEGTGGYPFLIQLIGYYLWQEAEKVAGGLDAAAVGRAVTAGRRRNERVVIEAALSTTSGRDRDFLQAMAEDPGPSSTADIGRRTGMRPNAVGNYRTRLMDAGLIEPAGYGLVEFAIPGLREYMTAGPARK, encoded by the coding sequence GTGGAGAACCCTTTTCGGCCGACGGCCGGGGCGACGCCGCCGGATCTTATCGGGCGCGGCGGAGTGCTGGACGAGTTCGCTTATGGTCTGCGGATCGGGTCGGGGGCGCCGGGGCTTCTGACGATCTTTACCGGGGCGAGGGGGATCGGCAAGACCGTCATGCTCGGTGCCGCCGAGGACCTGGCCGTGGCGGGTGGCTGGGCGGTGGTGTCCGAGACCGCGACCGGCGGGTTCCTAGGCCGTATCGGGGAGGCGATGTGCAGGCTGACGAATGAACTGGGGGATGGGCCGACGGGCCGCCGGGTGACGGGGGTGTCGGTGGCCGGCTTCTCGGTCACGACCCAGCTTGCCCCGGAGGAGCAGGTCGATTGGCGGGCGCGCGGAGCGGTGCTTTTGCGTTTGCTGGCGGAGCGGGGGACGGGGTTGGTCATCACGGTTGATGAGATTCATGCGGCGGACCGGGTGGAGTTGTCCCAGCTTGCCGCGGATGTCCAGCATTTCATTCGCGAGGGCCTGCCGATCGGGCTGATTTTCGCGGGTTTACCTGCGGCTGTTTCCGATTTGCTGAACGAGGGAGTGGCCACGTTCCTGCGGCGCGCTGACCGAATCGATCTGCATGCGGCCTCGATCGCAGAGGTGGAGCGTTCGTTCGCGGAAACTTTCGCCGCGGGGGGCGTGGCCCTGGACGGTGAGCTGGCCAGGGTCGCGGCGGAGGGCACGGGCGGTTATCCGTTTCTGATCCAGTTGATCGGATACTACCTTTGGCAAGAAGCAGAAAAGGTCGCGGGCGGTCTGGATGCCGCCGCCGTCGGCCGCGCGGTGACGGCGGGCCGGCGTCGGAACGAGCGGGTGGTCATTGAAGCGGCGCTGTCCACGACGTCCGGGCGTGACCGTGATTTCCTGCAGGCCATGGCCGAAGATCCCGGGCCGTCGTCGACCGCGGACATCGGCAGGCGTACCGGGATGCGGCCGAATGCCGTCGGTAACTACCGGACGCGTTTGATGGATGCGGGTCTGATCGAACCTGCAGGTTACGGGCTCGTGGAGTTCGCAATCCCAGGGCTGCGCGAATACATGACCGCCGGTCCGGCCAGGAAATAA